The Candidatus Schekmanbacteria bacterium region CATCCTATTTTTTGTTGCAGCATTTCTATGCTTTAAAAGAGAGCTTTCACTAACTATCACATTGGCAGCAAGTTTTGGTATTTGGCTTATTGCAGCATTCGTCCATCAATGGCTACTGAGGTAAGAAATGCTGAAAGATCATTGGAATGAAGTTTATTCATCGAAACCTGTAGAAAAACTTGGGTGGTATGAACCCATTCCAACTCAATCCCTCAAATTAATAAAAAAATGCGATATAAAAAGAGATGAAGCAATTATCGATGTAGGTTGTGGAGTATCTACATTAATCCATAATCTTCTAAGTGAAGGATACAGAAATATTATTGCAACAGATATAAGCGATATTGCAATATCAAAACTAAAAAAAAGGCTTGGCAATGAATTTTCTTCAAAAGTCAAATGGATTATCGATGATCTATCAGAACCAAAAAAATTGCTGAATCTTCGAAACATTTCATTGTGGCATGACCGAGCTGTGCTTCATTTTCTGACGGATGAAGAGGCAAGAAAATCGTATTTGGAAATTCTCACCAATGCCGTAAAACTCAGTGGTTATGTAATAATTGCCGCATTCTCACTTAAAGGAGCTAAAAGATGCAGTGGTCTTGATATAAAGAGATATGACGAAAGAATGCTTTCAGAATTTTTAGGTAATAAATTCACCCTTATAGATTCTTTCGATTATACTCATAGAATGCCATCAGGAGATTTACGGCCTTATATTTATACTTTGTTTCAGAAAGACAAAGAATAGATTCATATAAAAACTGCCGAAGGCGGGATTCGAACCCGCACGCCTCTCGGCGCCACCCCCTCAAGATGGTGTGTCTGCCAGTTCCACCACTTCGGCTTAAATAGACAAAGACATTCTAATTATTTTATTGGCAATGTCAACACAGAAAGAATAGAAAAAAACTTCTATGGCAGTCCCAACGATTTATTAAAATACACAACTTTCGCTTATACTGTCAGTTGACCGCTTACAGGAAGGAGGACAATAAAAAAGCGTAATAGAATATAAAAATTTTTCTATTTGTCTTTTAAAGCAGTGTTGGAAAATGTTCTCTTGACAACTATCCTTCCTTCAATATAACTCGAAAGGAGATTTAATCAAAAATTGAGGGCAAAGAATTATGTTACTCATAGGCGCCGACCATGGGGGATTTAAACTAAAAGAAAGGATAAAAAAATATCTTTCCCAAAAAAACATTCCTTTTGAAGATGTTGGAACAAACAATGAGGAATCTTGTGACTATCCTGACTTTGCAGTTTCAGTAGCAAAAAGGATTTCAGAAGGAAAAGCAGAAAAAGGAATACTAATCTGCGGCACTGGAATTGGAATGTCAATTACGGCAAACAAATTCCCCGGAGTAAGAGCAACTCTTTGCCACAATTCTTTTACCGCAAAGATGAGCAGAGAACACAACAATTCAAACATACTTGTATTGGGCGAAAGAGATATCGATGAAGAAACAGCTCTTGAAATCACCAAGATATGGCTTGAAACCCCTTTTGCAGGCGATAGGCATCAAAGACGACTTGATAAAATCAAAGCCATAGAAGAAGAGCTCTATAAAAATTATAACAAATAAAAATTAAGGAGTAACAAATTGAAAAGACTAAAAGATATTGATCCTGAACTTGCAGAAGCAATCAAAGGCGAAACAGAACGGCTTGAATACAAACTCGAGCTTATTGCATCTGAAAATATGGTTAGTGAAGCAGTCCTTGAAGCACAGGGATGTATAATGACCAACAAATATGCTGAAGGATATCCGGGCAAACGATACTATGGTGGATGCCAATATGTTGATATAGCTGAAACCCTTGCAATAGAAAGAGCTAAAAAAATTTTTGGTGCTCAATTTGTCAATGTGCAGCCGCATTCAGGCTCTCAGGCAAATATGGGCGTTTATTTTTCTGTATGCAAACCGGGAGACCATATTTTAGGAATGGACCTATCACATGGCGGACATCTCACACATGGAAGCCCAGTCAATTTTTCGGGCATATTATACAATGTCCATTTCTATGGAGTAACAAAAGAGACTGAAACCATAGACTACGAACAAGTAAGAAGTCTTGCCCAAGAATACAAGCCAAAGTTAATTGTAGTAGGTGCAAGTGCATATCCAAGAAAAATAGATTTCAAAAAATTCAGGGAAATTGCTGATGAAACAGGCGCTCTCATAATGGCTGACATTGCCCATTACGCCGGATTGGTTGCGGCAGACCTCTTCCCAAATCCCTTGCCCTACTGTGATTTTGTAACGACAACCACCCATAAAACATTGCGAGGCCCCAGAGGCGGAATGATAATGACGAACAATGAAGAATTGGCAAAGAAGGTAAACAAGACAATTTTCCCCGGAATACAGGGCGGGCCTCTTATGCATGTAATAGCGGCAAAAGCCGTTGCTTTCAAAGAAGCGCTGAGCGATGAATTCAAGGCATATCAGAAACAGATAATAAATAACGCGCAAGCGCTTGCTAAAGAGTTATTAAATTATGGCTTTCATCTTGTATCAGGCGGCACTGATACTCATCTTATGCTTGTTAATCTCAACAATAAAAATCTAACAGGCAAAGAAGCAGAAGAAGCATTGGAAAAAGCAGGCATTACAGTCAATAAAAATACAGTCCCCTTTGAAACAAGAAGTCCTTTCATAACAAGCGGCATTAGAATAGGCACTCCTGCAGTCACCTCTCGAGGGCTGAAAGAGAATGAAATGAAAACTCTGGCAAAATGGATAAACGATGTCATAGAAAAGAGAGATGATGAAGAATTTCTTAATAAAGTAAGAAATGAAGTTAAAGAGCTTTGTAAAAAATTCCCCTATTACAGCCACCGGCTTCAGAATGAAGAATAAAAATTCTCAACAACGTCCTTCATGGAATGAATATTTTATGCAGATTGCTCATATAGTAAAGAGCAGGTCAACATGCATAAGACGTCAGGTGGGATGTGTAATTGTAAAAGACAAAAAGATTCTTGCCACAGGATATAATGGAGCACCTTCAGGACTGATGCACTGTCTCGAAAAGGGATGTATGAGGGAAAAGCTCAATATCCCTTCAGGGGAAAGGCATGAGCTTTGTCGGGCTTTACATGCCGAACAGAATGCAATAATTCAAGCAGCAATTTCGGGAGTCAACATTGCTGATGCAAAAATCTTCTGTTCACACCATCCCTGCTCCCTTTGTGCCAAAATGCTGATCAATGCTCGAATAAAGGAAATATATTATTATGAAGGATATCCTGATTCCCTTGCAGAAGAAATGCTCGAAGAAGCAGGAATCAAACGAATAAAAATTGAAGGCAATTTCAATTAGTTTCTCAGATAAGGAACTTATCTAAATGAAATGTCCGAATTGCGGATATAATGAAGACAAAGTTGTGGATTCACGCACAGGCAGGGACGGCACAAGCATCAGAAGGCGCAGAGAGTGTCTCAAATGTGGGAAAAGATTTACGACATATGAGAGGATTGAAAATGTGGTCTCTATGGTAATCAAAAAGGATGGAAGAAGAGAACCATTCGACAGACAAAAAATCTTTGCCGGCATAGCAAAAGCATGTGAAAAAAGGCCTATAAGTATTAATGAGCAGGAGGCGCTTGTTGAAGAAATTGAAATGTTAATCAGAGAAACAGGTGAAAAAGAAATCCCAAGTTCTAAAATAGGTGAATTTGTAATCAATAAACTTCACGAGCTTGATGATGTTGCCTATGTGAGGTTTGCATCTGTGTATAAGCAGTTCAAGGACATTAATGAATTTATGAAAGAGCTTTCCGCAATTTTAAGTGAGAAGAAAAGGAAACCTAAAAAGCGAAAAAAGTAATTGTCAATCAGTAATCGCCTTAAAAATATTATTCATTTCTGATGGCTAGTTAAAATGATTTCAAAAGATAAGATAGAAAAAATAAGGTTCCTCTTCCCCGTATTCAATAGGTTTGTTTATATGAATACAGGTTGGTGTTCGCCACGCGCTCAAAATGTCTATGAAGCAATTGATAAAATAAACAGAATCGAGCTTGAAGAAGGTGTTGGAAGCCTCAAAATGAGAGACATTCAGGAAGAAATACGAAATTCATTGAGAACGAAAATTGCAAAATTTCTCAAAGCAGAAGATGATGAAATAGCCATAACTCAAAATACCTCATCAGGAATCAACATTATCGTAACCTGCTTTTCATTTAAAAAGGACGACGAAGTGATTATTTCTTCTGAAGAGCACCCGGCAGGTATTGTCCCATGGCTTCAGCTTAAGAATCTCAAGGGGATCAGTCTTAAAGTTGTCAAAACTGCCTCTCCTGAAAAATTTTTATCAAGTATAAGAGACGCAATAAATAAAAAAACAAAACTCATTATGTTAAGCCATATTTCCTGTATGACTGGATTTCGTTTTCCTATTGAAGAGATATGTAAAATTGCCAATGAGAAGGGAATTCCAACGCTAATAGATGGCGCCCAATCTTCAGGACAAATAAATGTAGATGTACACAAATTGGGATGCGATTTTTACGCAATACCAGGCCAAAAATGGATGCTAGGGCCTGAAAGCACAGGTGCCCTATACATAAGAAAGGATTGGCTGCCAAAGATTCAAAGTATTAACGCAGGATATAGGTCAATAAAAAAATTTGATTTTGTCAAACCATATATGGAATTACATACATCAGCAAAACGCTTTGAAATGTTTGACACAAATGCTGGACTTATGAAAGGATTGGATGAAGGAATTTCATTATTGATGGAATCTGGAATAGAAGAAATCGAAGAAACGATTAAAAGTAAGACAAAGGCATTGATTGAAGAACTTTCCAAGATTAAAAATATAGATATCCTCACACCCTCCAACTACTCTAAATATCCCGATTCAGGACTTCTTTCAATACAATTGAATGACATTGATGCCGCCATAGCGGTAAAAAAGCTTTATGAAAAGTTTAATATCATTGCACGGCACTTTCGTACGGGTAATATCCTTAGATTTTCAGTCAATTTTTTCAACAATGACAATGATTCCACAAAAGTCATAGAGGCAGTTTCACAAATAGCGTCCAGCTCTCTATAATCTTTTTATCTTGATTTGAAACCATTTTTCACTTAGTTAAATATATATGATGGATAATTTTAAGAGGAAAAACAAACTAAACTTTACTATAGTTGCCATTTCGAGCATTCTTGTATTAATAATATCAACTTACTCCCATAGCGCTGACACAATACAATATTTTGACAACGGCAAAATCAATTGGTCACAAGGCAGAATATATGCTTGGGGCACTGCAAAAGTCGATAATAACATCAAACCATTTAGACTTGCTCAAAGCCTTGCAAAAGAAAAATCAGTAATTCTCGCCAAGAAAAATCTTATAGAAATTATTAAAAAAGTTAAACTTGATTCAAAAGTTTCTGTTGAAGATTTGAATAAAAGCATTAGATATGTAGGCGCAAAGATTAACAATGTTGTGAAACTGGCAGAAAAACGTACTTATCTTGTTTCTGAAGAAACTGCCAAAACTACGCTTGTCATTCAAATATATGGCAAATTATCTTCTTTTCTGTTGCCTCATATAAAAGCTGAGGCAGAAATTGAAAATCCTGATAAATTACTGATAGAAAAATTGAGAAGAAGAAATCTTTCGAACCAGTTTTTGAGTGCAACTGCAACTCCAATTAAAACAGTCAAAGGAGAATATTCAGGACTTGTCATTGATGCTCGACATTTACATCTCGTCCCAGTGCTTTTCCCAAAAATTATAAATGAAAGAGGAAAAGAAATTTATGGAATATCAAAGTTTTCAGCAAATGATGTTAAAAAAGGGAATATCGTAGTTTATACAAATGATTTGAAAAGCGCCTTGGCAAATCCGCGCATAGGCCCTCACCCTCTTGTTATAAGAGCAATTGAAGGAAGAAAAGGGTCAAATGAAATAGTCATACCCAACAGAGATTCTCGCAAAATTGAATTTGAAAACAAAAAAAACAATTTCCTTGAAGAAGGTCGGGTAGCCATAATCTTGAATTAAGAAATTGAAACTTTTATTATTCATCAAAAATCTTTAAGTCAATCTTCATAAAATTTTCTTCATAATCCTAGTTTGTCGTAGTAATATATTTTTGTAGATATTCTTTAATTGATTGTCTTGAGCTATTTTTCGTTGGCTGTTACTTAAAGGTTGAATCTTCTATGTCTAAAATAAAAGAAAGTTTTGTCTTTGACATAGCTAATCTGATTAGAGAAGAAAAAAGATATTTGCTTTTGGCTTCACCAATATTTGCGGAAAGAATCAAAAATAACAACTTTAAATCCTTAACCATTGATTACCTGCAGTGGGAAAATAGCGTAGAGACAATCTTCAAGTATGGTCTTAGTGGAATAATATTCACCAATTTAAAGAAAGCAGGTTTATTAGATCTTTTACCAGAGAAAGAGAAGCTCAAACTTCAGCATCTTTACCACTCGAATGCAGCAAGGAACGCACTGATTTCACAAATACTGGATACACTTTCACAACTTTTCAAAGAAAACGGAAAAACCTTTCTGCTTCTTCAAGGCACTGCATTAATAAGCGACATATATCCACAACCAGCGATGAGATATTTAAGCGATATTGACATTATGATTAAACCAGATGACATTAAAGATGTTGATAATATCCTCCGTGAAAACGGTTTTACTGCAACAAACTTTCCAGGTGATTTAAAATGGTGTTTTGAAAATTTAAATCATATGCCACATTATTATTATCCCGGATTCAATTCACCCATAGAAATACATTTTAAAACAGCAGACACATTTTTCGATGATGCACCAAACTCCAATTGGATATGGGAAGACTGTAAAGAATCAAAAGATGGAAAAAACTATAAGATTCCTTCTGCGGAAAATCTTCTTTTATCCATATCCGCACATATTGCGAAAAAATCGCACATAGCCGACTTAAGATTTATTCCAAGACATTGTTGTGATATAAATGCTGTTATTGATAAATATGCTGACTCTTTGAATAGTAAAATACTCTTTGAAAGGGCTTCAAAAAATAACCTTCTTGATTCCCTTGCCTATTCTCTTGCTATGACAAAGATTTTCTTCCCAACAGAAAAAGTCATAAAATTAGCTGACGAATCTGAAAAATTATCTTCAGATACTTGTATCAATCTTGCTGAAACGGTTGTCAAATTTTTACTTTGTGAAAAATCAGATGAAATCCTTTTAGACGGTTGGATGACATTTTTTAAAAAACCCGGAATATGGAAAAAATTACTCTTTTTAGCAACCCACATATTCCCATCACCCAAGAGGATGAAAGACATATACGGCAGCGATGCAAAAGGCATAAAATTGATTAGTTATTACTTTTCCCGCCCTTTGCACCTTATAAACCGCTTTTCATTTTCAAGGATAAAGTTTAGCTCAAGACTGGCGAAAACAAAAAAATGAAGATTGACGAATAACTCAATTTTTCAAATAGTAAATAATATCCCTGCCAAACTGGTCAAAAGGAAAATATAACTCAACTGGAAGAAGATGGTAATTACCGTGTTTCAAGTCTCTTTTGAATCTTTCTTTGCAACAATGAAGATTATATCTAACTCTAAAAAGAATATTTGAAAGTTTAGTTGGTTCATAAAATCTTTTATACCAATTCCAGTGAGTGCGCATCAAGGACAAAACTGTATCCCGCCTCATGTGGACTGCTTTTGCAAAAGGAGTATAAATAAGTCTATATCCTGATTTTTTTAGACGGCTTGACATATCATAATCTTCTCCATTGTTGCCAAGCTTCTCATTATAACCACCTGTTTTGATTAAATATTTCCTTCTGAAAACATTATTGCTTCCAAATAAGAATTCCGGATTTTCTATCCTTTCGTTGCCCCAGTGCTGTGGCATATAAAGGGTCCTCCAAAGATCAGCCGTATTTTCCTGAAACCCTTCCTCTAACATCCCACCCACTCCTGCGATATCCTCTGATTGGAATTCCTTCATCAAATTTTCAAGCCAGTCATTTCGAGGCACACAGTCGGCATCGAGAGATGCGATATAATCTCCCTTTGCATTTTTAAGAGCAGTATTCCTTGCCGCCGAAAGTCCTTTGTTTTTTTTATGCTCTAAAACCTTTACATTATATTTAGAAACAATTTCCAATGTATTATCAGTACTGCCATCATCGATAATTAAAACCTCATCAATTTTTATTGTCTGTTGAAATACACTTTTTAGGCATTCGTCTATGTAAGCTGATACATTATAGCAAGGTATATATAGTGAAATATTCATCAAAAATTATTCCTCTATTTCTCAAAAAGATGAAGAT contains the following coding sequences:
- the nrdR gene encoding transcriptional repressor NrdR; its protein translation is MKCPNCGYNEDKVVDSRTGRDGTSIRRRRECLKCGKRFTTYERIENVVSMVIKKDGRREPFDRQKIFAGIAKACEKRPISINEQEALVEEIEMLIRETGEKEIPSSKIGEFVINKLHELDDVAYVRFASVYKQFKDINEFMKELSAILSEKKRKPKKRKK
- a CDS encoding cytidine deaminase; translated protein: MKNKNSQQRPSWNEYFMQIAHIVKSRSTCIRRQVGCVIVKDKKILATGYNGAPSGLMHCLEKGCMREKLNIPSGERHELCRALHAEQNAIIQAAISGVNIADAKIFCSHHPCSLCAKMLINARIKEIYYYEGYPDSLAEEMLEEAGIKRIKIEGNFN
- a CDS encoding aminotransferase class V-fold PLP-dependent enzyme, with product MISKDKIEKIRFLFPVFNRFVYMNTGWCSPRAQNVYEAIDKINRIELEEGVGSLKMRDIQEEIRNSLRTKIAKFLKAEDDEIAITQNTSSGINIIVTCFSFKKDDEVIISSEEHPAGIVPWLQLKNLKGISLKVVKTASPEKFLSSIRDAINKKTKLIMLSHISCMTGFRFPIEEICKIANEKGIPTLIDGAQSSGQINVDVHKLGCDFYAIPGQKWMLGPESTGALYIRKDWLPKIQSINAGYRSIKKFDFVKPYMELHTSAKRFEMFDTNAGLMKGLDEGISLLMESGIEEIEETIKSKTKALIEELSKIKNIDILTPSNYSKYPDSGLLSIQLNDIDAAIAVKKLYEKFNIIARHFRTGNILRFSVNFFNNDNDSTKVIEAVSQIASSSL
- a CDS encoding glycosyltransferase, producing the protein MNISLYIPCYNVSAYIDECLKSVFQQTIKIDEVLIIDDGSTDNTLEIVSKYNVKVLEHKKNKGLSAARNTALKNAKGDYIASLDADCVPRNDWLENLMKEFQSEDIAGVGGMLEEGFQENTADLWRTLYMPQHWGNERIENPEFLFGSNNVFRRKYLIKTGGYNEKLGNNGEDYDMSSRLKKSGYRLIYTPFAKAVHMRRDTVLSLMRTHWNWYKRFYEPTKLSNILFRVRYNLHCCKERFKRDLKHGNYHLLPVELYFPFDQFGRDIIYYLKN
- the rpiB gene encoding ribose 5-phosphate isomerase B, translated to MLLIGADHGGFKLKERIKKYLSQKNIPFEDVGTNNEESCDYPDFAVSVAKRISEGKAEKGILICGTGIGMSITANKFPGVRATLCHNSFTAKMSREHNNSNILVLGERDIDEETALEITKIWLETPFAGDRHQRRLDKIKAIEEELYKNYNK
- a CDS encoding serine hydroxymethyltransferase is translated as MKRLKDIDPELAEAIKGETERLEYKLELIASENMVSEAVLEAQGCIMTNKYAEGYPGKRYYGGCQYVDIAETLAIERAKKIFGAQFVNVQPHSGSQANMGVYFSVCKPGDHILGMDLSHGGHLTHGSPVNFSGILYNVHFYGVTKETETIDYEQVRSLAQEYKPKLIVVGASAYPRKIDFKKFREIADETGALIMADIAHYAGLVAADLFPNPLPYCDFVTTTTHKTLRGPRGGMIMTNNEELAKKVNKTIFPGIQGGPLMHVIAAKAVAFKEALSDEFKAYQKQIINNAQALAKELLNYGFHLVSGGTDTHLMLVNLNNKNLTGKEAEEALEKAGITVNKNTVPFETRSPFITSGIRIGTPAVTSRGLKENEMKTLAKWINDVIEKRDDEEFLNKVRNEVKELCKKFPYYSHRLQNEE
- a CDS encoding methyltransferase domain-containing protein → MLKDHWNEVYSSKPVEKLGWYEPIPTQSLKLIKKCDIKRDEAIIDVGCGVSTLIHNLLSEGYRNIIATDISDIAISKLKKRLGNEFSSKVKWIIDDLSEPKKLLNLRNISLWHDRAVLHFLTDEEARKSYLEILTNAVKLSGYVIIAAFSLKGAKRCSGLDIKRYDERMLSEFLGNKFTLIDSFDYTHRMPSGDLRPYIYTLFQKDKE